A stretch of Capsicum annuum cultivar UCD-10X-F1 unplaced genomic scaffold, UCD10Xv1.1 ctg1985, whole genome shotgun sequence DNA encodes these proteins:
- the LOC107877835 gene encoding 2-oxoglutarate-Fe(II) type oxidoreductase hxnY isoform X1 has product MVDFMNNSKAAEDMRNDGIAAANFYSLNCIDLSSPDIHTSVSLLKQACLDSGFFCVINHGISQEFMDEVLAQSKKFFDLPLEEKMKLLRNEKHRGYTPCLDEHLDAVNQINGDYKEGYYIGVEVPEDDPESQKPFYGSNVWPAAGTLPGWRETMQKYHQEALEVVKGVSRLIALALDLDVDFFDQPELLGRPIATLRLLHYEGKLSDPSNGIFGAGAHSDYGLITLLATDNVCGLQISKDKDANPQIWEYVPPLKGAFIVNLGDMLERWSNGIFRSTLHRVLGNGQERFSIAYFVEPSHDCLVECLPTCQSKVNPPRYPPIKCDTYLLQRYKDTHADRNSYK; this is encoded by the exons atggtGGATTTCATGAATAATAGTAAGGCAGCAGAGGATATGAGGAATGATGGAATTGCTGCTgccaatttttattctttaaattgtATCGACCTTTCCAGCCCTGACATCCACACTTCTGTTTCTCTCCTCAAACAG GCTTGCTTAGATTCAGGATTTTTCTGTGTTATTAATCATGGTATTAGCCAGGAGTTTATGGATGAAGTTTTAGCTCAAAGCAAAAAGTTCTTTGACCTTCCTTTGGAAGAGAAGATGAAGCTTCTTAGAAATGAGAAACATCGGGGCTACACTCCTTGTCTAGACGAACATTTGGATGCTGTCAATCAAATAAATG GTGACTATAAGGAGGGATATTACATTGGTGTAGAAGTACCTGAAGATGATCCTGAATCCCAGAAACCATTTTATGGGTCAAATGTGTGGCCTGCTGCAG GAACCTTGCCTGGATGGAGGGAAACTATGCAGAAGTATCATCAAGAGGCACT TGAGGTGGTAAAAGGAGTATCAAGGCTCATAGCCCTTGCACTGGACCTTGATGTTGACTTTTTCGATCAGCCTGAGTTGCTTGGCAGACCAATTGCTACTTTGCGCCTGCTGCATTATGAAG GAAAACTTTCTGATCCATCAAATGGAATTTTTGGAGCCGGTGCACATTCTGACTATGGTCTGATAACCCTTTTGGCCACAGATAATGTCTGTGGCCTTCAG ATATCTAAGGATAAGGATGCAAATCCTCAGATTTGGGAGTATGTGCCACCGTTGAAAGG TGCTTTTATAGTGAATCTTGGTGATATGCTTGAGCGCTGGAGCAATGGTATTTTCAG GTCAACACTGCATCGGGTCCTTGGAAATGGTCAAGAGAGATTTTCT ATTGCATATTTTGTCGAACCCAGTCACGATTGTCTTGTGGAATGCTTGCCAACCTGCCAATCAAAAGTAAACCCACCAAG GTATCCTCCAATCAAATGTGACACCTACTTGCTACAGCGTTACAAAGACACTCATGCTGATCGGAATTCTTACAAATGA
- the LOC107877835 gene encoding 2-oxoglutarate-Fe(II) type oxidoreductase hxnY isoform X2, with protein MVDFMNNSKAAEDMRNDGIAAANFYSLNCIDLSSPDIHTSVSLLKQACLDSGFFCVINHGISQEFMDEVLAQSKKFFDLPLEEKMKLLRNEKHRGYTPCLDEHLDAVNQINGDYKEGYYIGVEVPEDDPESQKPFYGSNVWPAAGTLPGWRETMQKYHQEALEVVKGVSRLIALALDLDVDFFDQPELLGRPIATLRLLHYEGKLSDPSNGIFGAGAHSDYGLITLLATDNVCGLQISKDKDANPQIWEYVPPLKGAFIVNLGDMLERWSNGIFRSTLHRVLGNGQERFSIAYFVEPSHDCLVECLPTCQSKVNPPRQVSSNQM; from the exons atggtGGATTTCATGAATAATAGTAAGGCAGCAGAGGATATGAGGAATGATGGAATTGCTGCTgccaatttttattctttaaattgtATCGACCTTTCCAGCCCTGACATCCACACTTCTGTTTCTCTCCTCAAACAG GCTTGCTTAGATTCAGGATTTTTCTGTGTTATTAATCATGGTATTAGCCAGGAGTTTATGGATGAAGTTTTAGCTCAAAGCAAAAAGTTCTTTGACCTTCCTTTGGAAGAGAAGATGAAGCTTCTTAGAAATGAGAAACATCGGGGCTACACTCCTTGTCTAGACGAACATTTGGATGCTGTCAATCAAATAAATG GTGACTATAAGGAGGGATATTACATTGGTGTAGAAGTACCTGAAGATGATCCTGAATCCCAGAAACCATTTTATGGGTCAAATGTGTGGCCTGCTGCAG GAACCTTGCCTGGATGGAGGGAAACTATGCAGAAGTATCATCAAGAGGCACT TGAGGTGGTAAAAGGAGTATCAAGGCTCATAGCCCTTGCACTGGACCTTGATGTTGACTTTTTCGATCAGCCTGAGTTGCTTGGCAGACCAATTGCTACTTTGCGCCTGCTGCATTATGAAG GAAAACTTTCTGATCCATCAAATGGAATTTTTGGAGCCGGTGCACATTCTGACTATGGTCTGATAACCCTTTTGGCCACAGATAATGTCTGTGGCCTTCAG ATATCTAAGGATAAGGATGCAAATCCTCAGATTTGGGAGTATGTGCCACCGTTGAAAGG TGCTTTTATAGTGAATCTTGGTGATATGCTTGAGCGCTGGAGCAATGGTATTTTCAG GTCAACACTGCATCGGGTCCTTGGAAATGGTCAAGAGAGATTTTCT ATTGCATATTTTGTCGAACCCAGTCACGATTGTCTTGTGGAATGCTTGCCAACCTGCCAATCAAAAGTAAACCCACCAAGGCAA GTATCCTCCAATCAAATGTGA
- the LOC107877835 gene encoding 2-oxoglutarate-Fe(II) type oxidoreductase hxnY isoform X3 produces the protein MVDFMNNSKAAEDMRNDGIAAANFYSLNCIDLSSPDIHTSVSLLKQACLDSGFFCVINHGISQEFMDEVLAQSKKFFDLPLEEKMKLLRNEKHRGYTPCLDEHLDAVNQINGDYKEGYYIGVEVPEDDPESQKPFYGSNVWPAAGTLPGWRETMQKYHQEALEVVKGVSRLIALALDLDVDFFDQPELLGRPIATLRLLHYEGKLSDPSNGIFGAGAHSDYGLITLLATDNVCGLQISKDKDANPQIWEYVPPLKGAFIVNLGDMLERWSNGIFRSTLHRVLGNGQERFSVSSNQM, from the exons atggtGGATTTCATGAATAATAGTAAGGCAGCAGAGGATATGAGGAATGATGGAATTGCTGCTgccaatttttattctttaaattgtATCGACCTTTCCAGCCCTGACATCCACACTTCTGTTTCTCTCCTCAAACAG GCTTGCTTAGATTCAGGATTTTTCTGTGTTATTAATCATGGTATTAGCCAGGAGTTTATGGATGAAGTTTTAGCTCAAAGCAAAAAGTTCTTTGACCTTCCTTTGGAAGAGAAGATGAAGCTTCTTAGAAATGAGAAACATCGGGGCTACACTCCTTGTCTAGACGAACATTTGGATGCTGTCAATCAAATAAATG GTGACTATAAGGAGGGATATTACATTGGTGTAGAAGTACCTGAAGATGATCCTGAATCCCAGAAACCATTTTATGGGTCAAATGTGTGGCCTGCTGCAG GAACCTTGCCTGGATGGAGGGAAACTATGCAGAAGTATCATCAAGAGGCACT TGAGGTGGTAAAAGGAGTATCAAGGCTCATAGCCCTTGCACTGGACCTTGATGTTGACTTTTTCGATCAGCCTGAGTTGCTTGGCAGACCAATTGCTACTTTGCGCCTGCTGCATTATGAAG GAAAACTTTCTGATCCATCAAATGGAATTTTTGGAGCCGGTGCACATTCTGACTATGGTCTGATAACCCTTTTGGCCACAGATAATGTCTGTGGCCTTCAG ATATCTAAGGATAAGGATGCAAATCCTCAGATTTGGGAGTATGTGCCACCGTTGAAAGG TGCTTTTATAGTGAATCTTGGTGATATGCTTGAGCGCTGGAGCAATGGTATTTTCAG GTCAACACTGCATCGGGTCCTTGGAAATGGTCAAGAGAGATTTTCT GTATCCTCCAATCAAATGTGA
- the LOC124890543 gene encoding uncharacterized protein LOC124890543 → MDEVKDTSIDALKAQLKGVIILNTSVKVTDEDEDLDGHNYVPSSVRTCDHACSSGLKTTLDASNDNELCEPVTVLEKSVMDIASFVEDERLRKIEKNKKKHQGEELKEEKAVDEENVKEEEEAKDEERKAEEEAENKEKTEEK, encoded by the exons ATGGATGAAGTTAAGGATACGTCCATCGATGCCTTGAAGGCGCAACTAAAAGGTGTGATTATCCTGAATACATCAGTGAAGGTCacagatgaagatgaagatttaGATGGTCACAATTATGTTCCAAGTTCAGTACGTACTTGTGATCATGCTTGTTCAAGTGGACTCAAAACTACACTCGACGCTTCTAATGATAATGAACTATGTGAGCCTGTTACTGTGCTTGAGAAAAGTGTTATGGATATTGCTTCTTTTGTTGAAGATGAGAGGTTGAGGAAAatcgagaagaataagaagaagcatCAAGGTGAag aattgaaagaagaaaaggcAGTAGATGAAGAGaatgtaaaagaagaagaagaagcaaaagaTGAGGAGAGGAAAGCTGAAGAAGAAgcagaaaataaagagaaaacagaagaaaaatga